One Gossypium raimondii isolate GPD5lz chromosome 3, ASM2569854v1, whole genome shotgun sequence genomic window carries:
- the LOC105794754 gene encoding vacuolar protein sorting-associated protein 29 has product MLVPGMIQHVFCTGNLCIKEVQDYLKTLCPDLHITRGEYDEDTRYPETKTLTIGQFKLGLCHAMAISADCYLWLYTVYVPFQVERKQDLHSTNMLPSCSS; this is encoded by the exons ATGCTAGTTCCTGGAATGATCCAACACGTCTTTTGCACTGGTAATCTTTGCATCAAG GAAGTTCAAGATTACTTGAAGACACTTTGTCCTGACTTGCATATTACCAGAGGCGAATATGATGAAGATACAAGATATCCCGAGACCAAAACATTAACTATCGGACAATTCAAGTTGGGATTGTGCCATGCCATGGCCATCAg TGCTGACTGCTATTTATGGCTCTATACTGTTTATGTACCATTCCAAGTGGAGAGAAAG CAAGACCTGCATTCTACAAATATGTTGCCTTCATGTTCATCTTGA